A section of the Pyxidicoccus xibeiensis genome encodes:
- a CDS encoding NAD-dependent epimerase/dehydratase family protein encodes MRAFVTGGSGFVGRNLITALRARGDSVRALARSSTAVAAVTEAGAEPFEGDLSDADKLRPGMEGCDTVFHAAAYVKSWGPREAFYEANVRGTERVLEAARAAGVKRFVHISTEAVLVDGRQLVKVNETWPVPERPIGDYPSTKAEAERLVLSVNSPEFTTVAVRPRFVWGRGDTSLLPEFVEAVRSKRFMWFGGGRYLSSTCHVANCVEGALLAAEKGRGGEAYFLTDGEPVVFRDFITKLLATQGVDAGTRSVPAGLASLLATLGDLLWGTLHLGGRPPLSRTEFLLMGREVTVSDEKARRELGYEGRRSIEEGLRELKADHREKSPRTL; translated from the coding sequence ATGCGCGCGTTCGTCACCGGCGGTTCGGGCTTCGTGGGCAGGAACCTCATCACGGCGTTGAGGGCACGCGGGGACTCGGTGCGCGCGCTGGCGCGCTCGTCCACGGCGGTAGCGGCGGTGACGGAGGCGGGGGCCGAGCCCTTCGAGGGGGACCTGTCCGACGCGGACAAGCTGCGGCCCGGCATGGAGGGCTGCGACACCGTCTTCCACGCGGCCGCGTACGTGAAGTCCTGGGGCCCGCGCGAGGCGTTCTACGAGGCCAACGTGCGCGGCACCGAGCGGGTGCTGGAGGCGGCGCGCGCGGCGGGCGTGAAGCGCTTCGTGCACATCAGCACGGAGGCGGTGCTGGTGGATGGCAGGCAGTTGGTGAAGGTGAACGAGACGTGGCCGGTGCCGGAGCGCCCCATCGGCGACTATCCCTCCACCAAGGCGGAGGCGGAGCGGCTCGTGCTGAGCGTCAACTCCCCGGAGTTCACCACCGTGGCCGTGCGGCCCCGCTTCGTCTGGGGACGCGGTGACACGTCGCTGCTTCCGGAGTTCGTGGAAGCGGTGCGCTCGAAGCGCTTCATGTGGTTCGGCGGCGGGCGCTACCTCTCCTCCACCTGCCACGTGGCCAACTGCGTGGAGGGCGCGCTGCTGGCGGCGGAGAAGGGCCGTGGCGGCGAGGCGTACTTCCTCACCGACGGCGAGCCGGTGGTGTTCCGCGACTTCATCACCAAGCTCCTCGCGACGCAGGGTGTGGACGCGGGCACGCGCTCGGTGCCCGCGGGCCTGGCGTCGTTGCTGGCCACCCTGGGCGACCTGCTGTGGGGCACGCTCCACCTGGGCGGCCGGCCGCCCCTGTCCCGCACCGAGTTCCTGCTGATGGGGCGCGAGGTGACGGTGAGCGACGAGAAGGCGCGCCGCGAGCTGGGCTACGAGGGCCGCAGGAGCATCGAAGAGGGCCTGCGCGAGCTGAAGGCGGACCACCGCGAGAAGTCGCCGCGCACACTTTGA
- a CDS encoding nucleotidyltransferase domain-containing protein — MLDEDLPLVGMTESLHVNSALFGFVSLSRLVFPRRIRACYLLGSHATSEAVEESDVDLTVVFKDRFQPGERERCAHFRQALAGLTRIPLDLTVVDEAQLLEEGEVKLKRASLLVAGEDIRDQVPTMSPERWLRYCMHGPYFFMERGRARGEGEPLRYPLGPPDPNGEFHGYDFRETLDAKGQLYRGFKELVALATWLAASAVARTGRSTASTREAFAAHREYVNDAWTPLFTDIYACRERWGYRLPEAREDREHLRALCARMVDAENHFLAGYREYLLTEVRRGALADRLLAVQRLGDILYPDDEVRAALESLTGSPEDSLREAAREALRKRKQYGAPPTR, encoded by the coding sequence GTGCTTGATGAAGACCTCCCCCTGGTCGGAATGACGGAGAGCCTGCACGTCAACTCCGCCCTCTTTGGCTTCGTCAGCCTGAGCAGGCTGGTCTTCCCGCGCCGCATCCGCGCCTGCTACCTGCTGGGAAGCCATGCGACGAGCGAGGCGGTGGAGGAGAGCGACGTAGACCTGACGGTCGTCTTCAAGGACCGCTTCCAGCCCGGAGAGCGCGAGCGGTGCGCCCACTTCCGTCAGGCACTGGCCGGGCTGACCCGGATTCCGCTCGACCTCACCGTGGTGGACGAGGCGCAGCTGCTGGAGGAAGGCGAGGTGAAGCTCAAGCGCGCCTCCCTGCTGGTGGCGGGAGAGGACATCCGCGACCAGGTGCCCACCATGTCCCCGGAGCGGTGGCTGCGCTACTGCATGCACGGGCCCTACTTCTTCATGGAGCGTGGCCGCGCCCGAGGCGAGGGCGAGCCCCTGCGCTATCCCCTGGGCCCTCCGGACCCGAATGGCGAGTTCCACGGCTACGACTTCCGCGAGACGCTGGACGCGAAGGGGCAGCTGTACCGGGGCTTCAAGGAGCTCGTCGCCCTGGCCACATGGCTGGCCGCCTCCGCGGTAGCGCGGACCGGACGCAGCACCGCCTCCACGCGCGAGGCCTTCGCCGCACACCGCGAGTACGTCAACGACGCGTGGACGCCCCTGTTCACGGACATCTACGCGTGCCGCGAGCGCTGGGGCTATCGGCTGCCCGAGGCCCGGGAGGACCGCGAGCACCTGCGCGCGCTCTGCGCACGGATGGTGGATGCGGAGAACCACTTCCTCGCGGGCTATCGCGAGTACCTGCTGACGGAGGTGCGGCGGGGCGCGCTGGCGGACCGGCTGCTCGCCGTCCAGCGCCTGGGCGACATCCTCTACCCCGATGACGAGGTGCGCGCCGCGCTGGAGTCACTGACGGGCTCGCCGGAGGACTCGCTTCGCGAGGCGGCCCGCGAAGCGCTCCGGAAGCGGAAGCAGTACGGCGCGCCCCCCACCCGCTAA